The following coding sequences lie in one Jonesia denitrificans DSM 20603 genomic window:
- a CDS encoding CPBP family intramembrane glutamic endopeptidase, whose translation MTTTPRPRSRRLASAAWRIALAILPLGAGLALATILLPASDNPSAPGALGARIALGVAISAATLTVIALLVRLSDHRRMSDVGLTSVRTGWRLAVWGAIVWTIPAAATFGVLALLGAPLTVTVTGPELARTAILLLVAVLLAEALPEEAVFRGYVTTALGTLTRGWGIIIIQALLFTLFAALMRQNANPADLSLFLTMGIGFGYLRMITGSIWMPIGFHTAFQTGAQLVLTHDAIDFAGGTGAAMLALGVIPFSVAAILVSSTGIPRIVHPDSGGTR comes from the coding sequence ATGACGACAACGCCCAGACCACGTTCCCGACGCCTTGCCTCCGCCGCGTGGCGGATTGCGTTGGCTATCCTTCCGCTCGGCGCGGGACTGGCCCTCGCGACGATCCTGCTTCCCGCATCAGATAACCCCTCCGCTCCCGGGGCCTTGGGCGCCCGGATCGCGCTTGGTGTCGCGATCAGCGCCGCCACTCTCACCGTGATCGCTCTGCTGGTCCGCCTCTCCGATCACCGCCGGATGAGCGACGTAGGGCTCACGAGCGTGCGAACCGGATGGCGACTGGCGGTGTGGGGCGCGATCGTCTGGACCATCCCGGCCGCGGCGACCTTCGGGGTGCTGGCCCTCCTCGGCGCCCCGCTGACCGTCACCGTCACCGGGCCGGAACTCGCGCGAACCGCCATCCTGCTCCTCGTCGCCGTGCTCCTCGCCGAGGCGCTTCCCGAAGAGGCCGTCTTCCGTGGCTACGTCACCACCGCGCTCGGAACTCTCACTCGCGGGTGGGGCATCATCATCATCCAGGCGCTGCTGTTCACCCTCTTCGCCGCGCTCATGCGACAGAACGCGAACCCTGCCGACCTCTCGCTCTTCCTCACGATGGGAATCGGCTTCGGTTATCTGCGCATGATCACCGGCTCGATATGGATGCCTATCGGGTTTCACACCGCGTTCCAGACTGGGGCGCAACTGGTCCTCACTCACGACGCTATCGACTTCGCCGGTGGAACCGGCGCGGCCATGCTCGCCCTGGGCGTCATCCCGTTCTCGGTCGCCGCGATCCTCGTCAGCAGCACCGGCATCCCCCGTATCGTTCACCCCGACTCCGGCGGCACCCGTTGA
- a CDS encoding TetR family transcriptional regulator: MRSENAMPGTTTSRERSTSFIERARRRQLIDAAVVTVNEVGYHRASLAEIAGRAQIAKSAVAYYFASKEGLLLDVVQTVFAALGESVLAAVDGVDEPAARLRAYADAYVAHVDAQRHAIAAAVEMVVSHRTADGTPLYLVEDEDDTALLRSILRAGIDQGVFTAMPLDVATGLAESVLDRAITLVQRNPGADLRALRAHVVPFLFRALGAADD, from the coding sequence ATGCGTTCTGAAAATGCCATGCCAGGGACCACGACGTCTCGTGAGCGGTCGACCTCGTTCATCGAGAGGGCGCGGCGCCGGCAGCTGATCGATGCCGCAGTGGTGACGGTGAACGAGGTCGGGTACCACCGGGCATCGCTGGCGGAGATCGCGGGGCGTGCGCAGATCGCCAAGAGCGCGGTGGCGTACTACTTCGCGTCGAAGGAGGGGCTGCTACTCGACGTCGTGCAGACCGTGTTCGCGGCTCTGGGGGAGAGCGTGCTGGCGGCGGTCGACGGGGTCGACGAGCCTGCTGCACGCCTGCGGGCCTATGCGGATGCGTATGTGGCGCATGTGGATGCGCAGCGTCACGCGATCGCGGCGGCGGTGGAGATGGTGGTCTCGCATCGCACGGCGGACGGCACACCGCTGTATCTCGTCGAAGATGAAGATGATACGGCCCTGTTGCGGAGCATTCTGCGGGCCGGAATCGACCAGGGCGTCTTCACGGCGATGCCGCTCGATGTCGCGACCGGGCTTGCGGAGAGTGTGCTGGATCGTGCGATCACCCTCGTGCAACGCAACCCCGGTGCAGACCTCAGAGCTTTGCGTGCGCATGTGGTGCCGTTCTTGTTCCGGGCGTTGGGAGCAGCCGATGACTGA